The Saccharopolyspora gloriosae genome has a segment encoding these proteins:
- a CDS encoding Glu/Leu/Phe/Val dehydrogenase dimerization domain-containing protein, producing MRVTWTDPVTGKHGYLVVHTLVSGLATGGTRMRAGCTMSEVEDLARGMARKTAVFDLPVGGAKGGIDCDPKDPRAHGVLRRFVGAMRPWIDAHWVTAEDLGVPQHLIDEVFVEAGLEQSYHAAIRRAPDVEHTLRRVRAGLNAPVPGGLLLGDVVGGYGVAQCCLGVVHARSWDHGSTTVAVQGVGTMGGGAAWYLHEAGLKVVAVADAAGSLYHPDGLDIPALLDARDRFGEIDRDQVPADVQRLHRDAVLAVDVDVLIPAAVSYAITPERVPEVAAKVIIEAANTPITPEAEQVLAERGIPVIPDFVANSGAVAWAWWLLLGRVDADPVLSFSVLREEMLAKIPPLIAAWDAEGTTPRTAALRLADWQTEQNKVAEAEGRLLVSIP from the coding sequence ATGAGGGTGACCTGGACAGATCCGGTGACGGGAAAGCACGGATACCTCGTCGTGCACACTCTGGTGTCCGGCTTGGCGACCGGCGGAACCCGGATGCGCGCCGGATGCACGATGTCGGAAGTGGAGGACCTGGCGCGGGGCATGGCCCGTAAGACCGCCGTGTTCGATCTACCCGTCGGTGGCGCCAAGGGCGGCATCGACTGCGACCCCAAGGACCCCCGGGCGCACGGTGTGCTGCGCCGATTCGTCGGGGCCATGCGGCCGTGGATCGACGCGCATTGGGTGACGGCCGAAGATCTCGGCGTGCCGCAGCACCTGATCGACGAGGTGTTCGTGGAGGCCGGGCTGGAGCAGTCGTACCACGCCGCTATCCGCCGGGCTCCCGACGTCGAGCACACGCTGCGCCGGGTCCGCGCGGGCCTCAACGCCCCGGTCCCCGGTGGGTTGCTGCTCGGTGATGTCGTCGGTGGCTACGGCGTGGCGCAGTGCTGCCTCGGCGTGGTGCACGCACGCAGCTGGGACCACGGCAGCACCACCGTCGCGGTGCAGGGCGTGGGCACCATGGGCGGCGGCGCCGCCTGGTACCTGCACGAGGCCGGGCTGAAGGTCGTAGCAGTGGCGGACGCGGCCGGCTCTCTCTACCACCCGGACGGGCTCGACATCCCGGCGCTGCTGGACGCCAGGGACCGGTTCGGTGAGATCGACCGCGATCAGGTTCCCGCCGATGTGCAGCGGCTGCACAGGGACGCGGTGCTCGCGGTGGACGTCGACGTGCTGATCCCGGCCGCGGTGTCCTACGCGATCACGCCGGAGCGGGTGCCTGAGGTGGCCGCGAAGGTGATCATCGAGGCGGCGAACACGCCGATCACCCCGGAAGCCGAGCAGGTGCTGGCCGAGCGCGGGATCCCGGTGATCCCCGACTTCGTGGCCAACTCCGGTGCGGTCGCCTGGGCGTGGTGGTTGCTGCTGGGGCGAGTGGACGCGGACCCGGTGCTCTCGTTCAGCGTGCTCCGCGAGGAGATGTTGGCGAAGATCCCGCCGCTGATCGCGGCCTGGGACGCGGAGGGGACCACACCTCGGACCGCGGCCCTGCGGCTCGCGGACTGGCAGACCGAGCAGAACAAGGTGGCCGAGGCGGAAGGGCGGTTGCTGGTCAGCATTCCGTAG
- a CDS encoding enoyl-CoA hydratase-related protein, whose translation MPEDDEILVEHRDAVLLLTFHRPERLNAWTPSMRRRYFDLLEKADGDPTVRAVVVTGSGRGFCAGTDLSALDAAPERDGDERAVSLSIRIRKPIIAAINGPVAGIGLVAALFADVRFAAEDAKFTTAFSRRGLVAEHGISWLLPKLVGAGTALDLMLSARTLLGSEAHALGLVDRVLPADEVLAAALEYARTLATECSPAAMADIKEQIYAGLDSGLETASADANNRMIAAFDRPDVREGVRSFHERRRPDFPPLGG comes from the coding sequence GTGCCGGAGGACGATGAGATCCTGGTCGAGCACCGCGACGCGGTACTGCTGCTGACGTTCCACCGCCCGGAGCGACTCAACGCTTGGACTCCGAGCATGCGGCGGCGCTACTTCGACCTGCTGGAGAAAGCCGACGGCGATCCGACGGTGCGGGCGGTGGTGGTCACCGGTTCGGGCCGCGGATTCTGCGCCGGAACGGACCTGTCCGCGCTGGACGCGGCGCCGGAACGGGACGGTGACGAGCGGGCGGTCTCGCTGTCGATCCGGATCCGGAAGCCGATCATCGCCGCGATCAACGGTCCGGTCGCCGGGATCGGCCTGGTGGCCGCCTTGTTCGCCGACGTGCGCTTCGCCGCGGAGGACGCCAAGTTCACCACCGCGTTCAGCCGTCGCGGGCTCGTCGCCGAGCACGGCATCTCCTGGCTGCTGCCCAAGCTCGTCGGCGCGGGCACCGCGCTCGACCTGATGCTCTCGGCCCGCACCTTGCTGGGCAGCGAGGCGCACGCGCTGGGCCTGGTCGATCGGGTCCTGCCCGCGGACGAGGTGCTGGCCGCGGCGCTGGAGTACGCGCGCACACTGGCCACGGAATGTTCCCCGGCCGCCATGGCCGACATCAAGGAGCAGATCTACGCGGGCCTGGACAGCGGCTTGGAGACGGCGAGCGCGGACGCGAACAACCGCATGATCGCCGCCTTCGACCGGCCGGACGTCCGCGAGGGCGTGCGCAGCTTCCACGAGCGACGCCGACCGGATTTCCCCCCGCTCGGGGGCTGA
- a CDS encoding NAD(P)-dependent oxidoreductase: MPLRVFVAGATGVVGRTLLPRLRQRGHHVTALLRTAGRAQGVPGADEVVVGDVLDLPRLRTVVRDAEPDVVVSQVSGFRGPDYDDALARTSRLWEDGTRNLVAAAADAGVRRVVAQSMVAAYCPNGHDVLDEDSPLWIDAPGRWGEAVRAVAGMERAVVDRTDLEGVVLRYGSLYGPNTWYAPGGLVHEQVRGSALPLVTDGVGLTSFTHVEDAASAVVEVLSAGETGTYNVVDNEPAECAEWLPAYARMIGGPAPLSLTLDQARAQLDWLTVHRLTEQRGATNFRLRETLGWRPGWPSWREGFATMFGLWPG, encoded by the coding sequence GTGCCCCTTCGTGTGTTCGTCGCCGGTGCCACCGGCGTGGTCGGAAGGACGTTGCTGCCCAGGCTGCGGCAGCGGGGACACCACGTGACGGCGCTGCTGCGCACCGCAGGCCGTGCCCAAGGCGTCCCCGGTGCCGACGAGGTCGTGGTGGGCGACGTGCTCGACCTGCCGCGCCTGCGCACCGTGGTGCGGGACGCCGAGCCGGATGTGGTGGTGTCCCAGGTGTCCGGGTTCCGCGGGCCGGACTACGACGACGCGCTCGCCCGCACCTCGCGGCTGTGGGAGGACGGCACCCGCAACCTCGTGGCCGCGGCGGCGGACGCGGGAGTGCGCCGGGTGGTGGCGCAGAGCATGGTCGCCGCGTACTGCCCGAACGGGCACGACGTGCTCGACGAGGACTCTCCGCTGTGGATCGACGCTCCCGGGCGTTGGGGTGAGGCGGTGCGGGCGGTCGCGGGCATGGAGCGGGCGGTCGTGGACCGGACGGACCTGGAGGGCGTGGTGCTGCGGTACGGGTCGTTGTACGGCCCGAACACCTGGTACGCGCCGGGCGGGTTGGTTCACGAGCAGGTTCGAGGCAGCGCGTTGCCGCTGGTCACCGACGGTGTCGGGCTGACGTCGTTCACGCACGTGGAGGATGCGGCCAGCGCGGTCGTCGAAGTGCTCTCCGCCGGCGAGACCGGGACCTACAACGTGGTGGACAACGAACCGGCCGAATGCGCGGAGTGGTTACCGGCCTACGCCAGGATGATCGGCGGCCCGGCACCGTTGTCGCTGACCCTGGACCAGGCCAGGGCGCAGCTGGATTGGCTCACCGTGCACCGGCTCACCGAGCAGCGGGGAGCGACGAATTTCCGGCTTCGGGAGACGCTCGGCTGGCGGCCGGGTTGGCCCAGTTGGCGGGAGGGATTCGCGACGATGTTCGGCCTGTGGCCGGGCTGA
- a CDS encoding cold-shock protein: MATGTVKWFNAEKGFGFITPDGGGSDVFAHYSAIDASGFRTLDENQRVEFEIAQGPKGPQASQIRGI; the protein is encoded by the coding sequence ATGGCTACCGGTACCGTTAAGTGGTTCAACGCTGAAAAGGGCTTCGGGTTCATCACCCCCGATGGGGGCGGTTCCGATGTGTTCGCCCACTACAGTGCGATTGACGCCTCCGGTTTCCGCACGCTGGACGAGAACCAGCGCGTGGAGTTCGAGATCGCCCAGGGCCCGAAGGGTCCGCAGGCTTCTCAGATTCGCGGCATCTGA